The following proteins come from a genomic window of bacterium:
- a CDS encoding MaoC family dehydratase has product MTATDLPVPVDRRYFEDYVPGSVLEYGAITVTEEDMIEFAERFDPQPFHVDADAAAEGPFGGLIASGWHTASVMMRLVADHYLSKVASLGSPGVDELRWTRPVRPGDSLRVRVSIMEARRSRSKPDRGVVRSRVEIVNQRGDVVMSLQALNILRCRNGGR; this is encoded by the coding sequence TTGACCGCCACAGACCTTCCGGTCCCCGTCGACAGACGCTACTTTGAGGATTACGTGCCGGGGTCGGTGCTCGAGTACGGAGCGATAACCGTGACCGAGGAGGACATGATCGAGTTTGCGGAGCGGTTTGATCCACAGCCGTTCCACGTCGACGCGGACGCCGCGGCGGAAGGGCCGTTTGGCGGACTGATCGCGAGCGGATGGCACACTGCGAGCGTGATGATGCGGCTCGTCGCCGATCACTATCTGTCCAAGGTCGCCAGCCTCGGCTCTCCCGGCGTGGATGAGCTTCGTTGGACACGGCCGGTGCGACCAGGCGATTCGTTGCGCGTTCGAGTGTCGATCATGGAAGCCCGTCGCTCCCGGTCGAAGCCTGATCGAGGCGTGGTGCGTTCGCGGGTGGAGATCGTGAACCAGCGCGGAGATGTCGTGATGAGTCTCCAGGCCCTCAACATATTGCGGTGCAGAAACGGGGGCCGATAG